Proteins encoded within one genomic window of Gemmobacter sp.:
- a CDS encoding RNA-binding protein: MTRGGKDKDRTDPDRKCIATGESQPKAGLIRFVAGPDGQVVPDLMGKLPGRGIYVASTRVALDKAVAKNLFSRAARTQLTVPADLVVAVEAGLARRVVDLIAMARKAGHAVAGQEKVKDWLEKDQAEVLIQAFDGSERERWKLRPPRGPGSLIGCLSAQELGLAFGRERAIHGALAAGGLERRVVEEAARLAGLRTLAQGKQFGGGTAGKDTKTA, translated from the coding sequence ATGACGCGCGGCGGCAAGGACAAGGACAGGACGGACCCCGACCGCAAGTGCATTGCGACCGGGGAAAGCCAGCCAAAGGCCGGGTTGATCCGCTTTGTCGCGGGGCCCGACGGGCAGGTGGTGCCGGATCTGATGGGCAAGCTGCCGGGACGGGGGATCTATGTCGCCTCGACCCGGGTGGCGCTGGACAAGGCGGTGGCGAAGAACCTGTTCTCGCGCGCGGCCCGCACGCAGCTGACCGTCCCGGCCGATCTGGTCGTGGCGGTCGAGGCGGGGCTGGCCCGCCGGGTGGTGGATCTGATCGCAATGGCGCGCAAGGCGGGCCATGCGGTGGCAGGGCAGGAAAAGGTCAAGGACTGGTTGGAAAAGGACCAGGCCGAGGTGCTGATCCAGGCCTTTGACGGGTCGGAACGCGAGCGCTGGAAACTGCGCCCGCCGCGTGGTCCGGGCAGCCTGATCGGCTGTCTTAGCGCGCAGGAATTGGGTTTGGCTTTCGGTCGCGAACGTGCGATACACGGCGCGCTTGCGGCTGGTGGACTCGAAAGACGTGTTGTAGAGGAAGCGGCAAGGCTTGCAGGGCTGCGCACTTTGGCGCAGGGCAAGCAGTTCGGCGGCGGGACCGCCGGGAAGGATACGAAGACGGCATGA
- a CDS encoding division plane positioning ATPase MipZ: MAHIIVVGNEKGGSGKSTTCMHVATALARSGFRVGALDLDLRQRTFGRYVENRLAFSEKSGLALPTPDMRELPEVENTALQPGENAYDHRLSAAVADLDAVSDFIVIDCPGSHTRLSQLAHSLADTLITPMNDSFIDFDLLARIDPETNKIKGPSIYSEMVWQARQLRAQAGLKPIDWIVLRNRLGAQQMHNKKKVGKALDELSRRIGFRVVPGFSERVIFRELFPRGLTLLDLKDVGVDNLNISNVAARQELRDLMRAIALPGVEIGF, translated from the coding sequence ATGGCGCATATCATCGTCGTGGGCAATGAAAAGGGTGGGTCGGGCAAGTCCACCACCTGCATGCATGTGGCCACGGCGCTGGCCCGGTCGGGCTTTCGCGTGGGTGCGCTGGATCTGGACCTGCGGCAACGCACCTTCGGGCGCTATGTGGAAAACCGGCTGGCGTTTTCGGAAAAGTCCGGTCTGGCGCTGCCCACCCCCGACATGCGCGAATTGCCCGAGGTGGAAAACACCGCGCTGCAACCGGGCGAAAATGCCTATGATCACCGGCTGTCGGCGGCCGTGGCGGACCTGGATGCGGTCAGCGATTTCATCGTGATCGACTGCCCCGGCAGCCACACCCGGCTTAGCCAGCTGGCCCATTCGCTGGCCGACACGCTGATCACCCCGATGAACGACAGCTTCATCGACTTTGACCTGCTGGCGCGGATCGACCCGGAAACGAACAAGATCAAGGGCCCGTCGATCTATTCCGAAATGGTCTGGCAGGCCCGCCAGCTGCGCGCCCAGGCCGGGCTGAAGCCGATCGACTGGATCGTGCTGCGCAACCGCCTTGGTGCCCAGCAGATGCATAACAAGAAAAAGGTCGGCAAGGCGCTGGACGAACTGTCGCGCCGCATCGGCTTTCGCGTGGTGCCGGGGTTTTCGGAACGGGTCATCTTCCGCGAACTGTTCCCGCGCGGGCTGACGCTGCTGGATCTGAAAGACGTTGGGGTCGACAACCTCAACATCTCGAACGTGGCCGCCCGGCAGGAACTGCGCGACCTGATGCGCGCCATCGCCCTGCCGGGGGTCGAGATCGGGTTCTGA
- a CDS encoding FadR/GntR family transcriptional regulator, whose translation MKLTDHKIPRIAARKTAERLSDHLRDMILRGDYVTGDMLPPERELVVETGLSRGSVREALRVLQTEGLVEISLGRSGGARVAAPKRAMLARSVELFVRTNGVALSALLDARAAVEPMMARLAARNRTAAEMEMLEDLHRQFIDSHDDVVRYRRINYRWHLAIAQASRNEPLAALMEAILATGLEATAYEAVGTPENRQIAIAAHDRIMQALRAGDGDGAAEAMETHLTTYSAIVKRME comes from the coding sequence ATGAAGCTGACAGATCACAAGATCCCCCGGATTGCCGCCCGCAAAACGGCAGAACGCCTGTCGGACCATCTGCGCGACATGATCCTGCGCGGCGATTACGTGACCGGCGACATGCTGCCCCCCGAACGCGAACTGGTGGTGGAAACCGGCCTGAGCCGGGGATCCGTGCGCGAGGCGTTGCGGGTGTTGCAGACCGAAGGGCTGGTCGAAATCTCGCTGGGTCGGTCGGGCGGGGCGCGGGTGGCGGCGCCGAAACGGGCGATGCTGGCGCGGTCGGTCGAATTGTTCGTGCGCACCAATGGCGTCGCGCTGAGCGCGCTTTTGGATGCCCGCGCGGCGGTGGAACCCATGATGGCCCGGCTGGCCGCCCGGAACCGCACCGCGGCCGAGATGGAGATGCTGGAGGATTTGCACCGCCAGTTCATCGATTCGCATGATGATGTGGTGCGCTATCGACGGATCAACTACCGCTGGCATCTGGCCATTGCCCAGGCCAGCCGGAACGAACCGCTGGCCGCCCTGATGGAGGCGATCCTGGCCACCGGGCTGGAGGCCACCGCCTACGAGGCGGTCGGCACCCCGGAAAACCGCCAGATCGCCATTGCCGCGCATGACCGCATCATGCAGGCGCTGCGGGCAGGCGATGGCGATGGGGCCGCCGAAGCCATGGAAACCCACCTGACCACCTATTCCGCCATCGTGAAACGCATGGAATAG
- the infB gene encoding translation initiation factor IF-2, which yields MSDTDGKKPLGLGGGARGPGQVKQSFSHGRTKNVAVEVKRKRVVVPQKPGAAGASGGSQPLGDPSRRPAGISDAEMERRLAALRAAKAREAEEIAQRAADEKARDEERQRKRDELEAREREEREIAEAARRKVEEEARLKAEEEAKAKREAEIARRAANAPAKVAAAAAASAPAPQPGPAPEDRGSARPGPSPRKTDREREREDRERAARAKGADESRRAGKLTLTAALDGEGGRTRSLAAMKRKQEKARQKAMGFGQKPEKQSRDVQLPETIVVQELANRMAERAADVVKCLMKMGMMVSMNQAIDADTAELVIEEFGHRAVRVSDADVEQVIDTVQDKAEDLVSRPPVVTIMGHVDHGKTSLLDAIRKANVVSGEAGGITQHIGAYQITTDSGKAITFLDTPGHAAFTSMRARGAHVTDIVVLVVAADDAVMPQTVEAINHAKAANVPMIVAINKIDKHGADPQKVRTDLLQHEVVVEAMSGDVQDVEVSAKTGLGIDDLLDAILLQAEVLDLKANPNRAARAAVIEAKLDVGRGPVATVLVQSGTLKKGDIFVVGEKWGKVRALVNDKGETVLEAGPSVPVEVLGLDGTPSAGDVLDVVNSEAQAREIADYREKATKDKRAAAGAATTLEQLMAKAKADKSVSELPVIVKADVQGSSEAIVQALEKIGNEEVRVRILHYGVGAITDSDVGLAEASGAPILAFNVRANATARNSASQKGVEIRYYSIIYDLLDDIKQAASGLLKNEVRENFIGYARILEVFRITGVGNVAGCLITEGVARRSAGVRLLRDNVVIHEGTLKTLKRFKDEVKEVISGQECGMAFERYEDVRQNDVIEIFEREEVERTLA from the coding sequence ATGAGCGATACTGACGGCAAGAAACCCCTTGGTCTGGGTGGCGGGGCACGTGGCCCGGGCCAGGTGAAGCAAAGCTTCAGCCACGGCCGCACGAAGAACGTCGCCGTGGAGGTCAAGCGCAAGCGCGTGGTGGTGCCGCAGAAGCCGGGTGCAGCCGGGGCTTCTGGCGGTTCGCAGCCGCTGGGCGACCCGTCGCGTCGCCCCGCCGGAATCTCGGATGCCGAGATGGAACGGCGTCTGGCCGCCCTGCGCGCCGCCAAGGCCCGCGAGGCCGAGGAAATCGCGCAGCGCGCCGCCGATGAAAAGGCCCGCGACGAAGAACGTCAGCGCAAGCGTGACGAGCTGGAAGCGCGCGAGCGCGAAGAACGCGAGATCGCCGAAGCCGCGCGCCGCAAGGTCGAGGAAGAAGCTCGTCTGAAAGCCGAGGAGGAGGCGAAAGCCAAGCGCGAGGCGGAAATCGCCCGCCGCGCCGCCAATGCCCCGGCCAAGGTGGCCGCCGCCGCTGCCGCATCGGCCCCGGCGCCGCAGCCCGGGCCCGCGCCCGAGGATCGTGGCAGCGCCCGCCCCGGACCCAGCCCGCGCAAGACCGACCGCGAGCGCGAGCGCGAAGACCGCGAACGCGCCGCCCGGGCCAAGGGGGCTGACGAAAGCCGCCGCGCCGGCAAGCTGACCCTGACTGCCGCGCTGGATGGCGAAGGCGGGCGCACCCGCTCGCTGGCCGCGATGAAGCGCAAGCAGGAAAAGGCGCGGCAAAAGGCCATGGGCTTTGGCCAGAAGCCTGAAAAGCAGTCGCGCGATGTGCAGCTGCCGGAAACCATCGTCGTGCAGGAACTGGCGAACCGGATGGCCGAACGTGCCGCCGATGTCGTCAAGTGCCTGATGAAGATGGGCATGATGGTCAGCATGAACCAGGCCATCGACGCCGACACCGCCGAACTGGTGATCGAGGAATTCGGCCACCGCGCGGTTCGCGTGTCGGATGCCGACGTGGAACAGGTCATCGACACGGTTCAGGACAAGGCCGAGGATCTGGTCAGCCGCCCGCCGGTCGTGACCATCATGGGCCACGTCGACCACGGCAAGACCTCGCTGCTGGATGCCATCCGCAAGGCCAACGTCGTATCGGGCGAAGCCGGCGGGATCACCCAGCACATCGGCGCCTATCAGATCACCACCGACAGCGGCAAGGCGATCACCTTCCTGGATACGCCCGGTCACGCGGCCTTTACCTCGATGCGGGCCCGTGGCGCGCATGTGACGGATATCGTCGTGCTGGTGGTTGCGGCGGATGATGCCGTGATGCCGCAGACGGTCGAGGCGATCAACCACGCGAAGGCGGCCAACGTGCCGATGATCGTGGCGATCAACAAGATCGACAAGCACGGCGCCGATCCGCAAAAGGTGCGGACCGACCTGTTGCAGCACGAAGTCGTCGTCGAGGCGATGTCGGGTGACGTGCAGGATGTCGAGGTTTCGGCCAAGACGGGTCTGGGCATCGACGATCTGCTGGACGCGATCCTGTTGCAGGCCGAGGTGCTGGACCTGAAGGCCAACCCGAACCGTGCGGCCCGCGCCGCCGTGATCGAGGCCAAGCTGGACGTGGGCCGCGGCCCGGTCGCCACCGTGCTGGTGCAAAGCGGCACGCTGAAGAAGGGCGATATCTTCGTCGTCGGCGAAAAGTGGGGCAAGGTCCGCGCGCTGGTCAACGACAAGGGCGAAACCGTTCTGGAAGCCGGCCCGTCGGTTCCGGTCGAGGTTCTGGGCCTAGACGGCACGCCGTCTGCCGGGGACGTGCTGGACGTGGTCAATTCCGAAGCGCAGGCCCGCGAGATCGCGGATTACCGCGAAAAGGCGACCAAGGACAAACGCGCTGCGGCCGGTGCCGCGACCACGCTGGAACAGCTGATGGCCAAGGCCAAGGCCGACAAGTCGGTTTCGGAACTGCCGGTCATCGTGAAGGCCGACGTGCAGGGCTCGTCCGAAGCGATCGTGCAGGCACTGGAAAAGATCGGCAACGAGGAGGTCCGCGTGCGGATCCTGCATTACGGCGTCGGTGCCATCACCGATTCGGATGTGGGCCTGGCCGAGGCTTCGGGCGCCCCGATCCTGGCGTTCAACGTGCGGGCCAATGCCACGGCGCGCAACTCTGCCTCGCAGAAGGGTGTCGAGATCCGCTATTACTCGATCATCTACGACCTGCTGGACGACATCAAGCAGGCGGCGTCGGGCCTGCTGAAGAACGAAGTCCGCGAGAACTTCATCGGGTATGCGCGGATTCTGGAAGTGTTCCGCATCACCGGCGTCGGCAACGTTGCGGGCTGCCTGATCACCGAAGGCGTCGCCCGCCGGTCGGCCGGGGTCCGTCTGCTGCGCGACAATGTGGTGATCCACGAAGGCACGCTGAAGACGCTGAAGCGCTTCAAGGACGAGGTCAAGGAGGTCATTTCCGGCCAGGAATGTGGCATGGCCTTTGAACGCTACGAAGATGTGCGCCAGAACGACGTCATCGAGATCTTCGAACGCGAAGAAGTCGAGCGCACTCTGGCCTGA
- the nusA gene encoding transcription termination factor NusA, with product MAITSANQLELLQTAEAVAREKMIDPDLVIQAMEDSLARAAKSRYGAEMDIRVKIDRKTGRATFARVRTVVEDEALENHHAQLTVKQAKSYLRDPQIGDEIVDEVPPVDLGRIAAQSAKQVILQRVREAERDRQYEEFKDRVGTILNGTVKREEYGNVIVDIGRGEGILRRNDKIGRESYRIGDRIRAYVKDVRREARGPQVFLSRTAPEFMMALFKMEVPEIYDGIIEIKACARDPGSRAKIAVISYDNSIDPVGACVGMRGSRVQAVVNELQGEKIDIIPWNQDVATFLVNALQPAEVSKVVFDEDASKIEVVVPDEQLSLAIGRRGQNVRLASQLTGLDIDILTEADESARRQAEFAERTRLFMDTLDVDEMMAQLLVSEGFTNLEEVAYVDQDELLSIDGFDESTAGELQARARDYLEEQARKALEAARKLGVEDSLIEFEGLTPQMLEALGKDGIKTLEDFATCADWELAGGWTTENGQRKKDEGILEKFDMSLDEAQTLIMTARVMLGWVDPTELETAAEADEADDTEEDEA from the coding sequence ATGGCCATTACCTCTGCCAACCAGCTCGAACTTCTGCAAACCGCCGAGGCGGTGGCGCGCGAGAAGATGATCGACCCGGACCTGGTGATCCAGGCGATGGAAGACAGCCTCGCCCGTGCGGCCAAGTCGCGCTACGGCGCCGAAATGGACATCCGCGTCAAGATCGACCGCAAGACCGGCCGCGCCACCTTTGCCCGCGTGCGCACCGTGGTCGAGGACGAGGCGCTGGAAAACCACCACGCGCAACTGACCGTGAAGCAGGCCAAAAGCTATCTGCGCGATCCCCAGATCGGCGACGAGATCGTCGACGAGGTGCCTCCGGTGGATCTGGGCCGCATCGCCGCGCAATCGGCCAAGCAGGTGATCCTGCAAAGGGTCCGCGAGGCCGAGCGTGACCGCCAGTACGAAGAATTCAAGGACCGCGTCGGCACCATCCTCAACGGCACCGTCAAGCGCGAGGAATACGGCAACGTCATCGTCGATATCGGCCGTGGCGAAGGCATTCTGCGCCGCAACGACAAGATCGGCCGCGAAAGCTATCGCATCGGCGACCGCATCCGCGCCTATGTCAAGGATGTGCGCCGCGAGGCCCGCGGGCCGCAGGTGTTCCTGAGCCGCACCGCGCCGGAATTCATGATGGCGCTGTTCAAGATGGAAGTGCCGGAAATCTACGACGGCATCATCGAGATCAAGGCCTGCGCCCGCGATCCGGGCTCGCGCGCCAAGATCGCCGTGATCAGCTATGACAACTCGATCGACCCGGTCGGCGCCTGCGTGGGTATGCGCGGCAGCCGCGTGCAGGCCGTGGTGAACGAGTTGCAGGGCGAAAAGATCGACATCATCCCGTGGAACCAGGATGTGGCGACCTTCCTGGTGAACGCGCTGCAACCGGCCGAAGTGTCGAAGGTGGTGTTCGACGAGGACGCCTCCAAGATCGAGGTGGTGGTGCCCGACGAACAGCTGTCGCTGGCCATCGGCCGCCGCGGCCAGAACGTGCGTCTGGCCAGCCAGCTGACCGGCCTCGACATCGACATCCTGACCGAGGCCGACGAATCGGCCCGCCGCCAGGCCGAATTCGCCGAACGCACCCGGCTGTTCATGGACACGCTGGACGTGGACGAGATGATGGCCCAGCTGCTGGTGTCCGAAGGGTTCACCAACCTGGAAGAAGTGGCCTATGTCGACCAGGACGAACTGCTGTCCATCGACGGCTTCGACGAATCGACCGCCGGGGAACTGCAAGCCCGCGCCCGCGACTATCTGGAAGAACAGGCCCGCAAGGCGCTGGAAGCCGCCCGCAAGCTGGGGGTCGAGGACAGCCTTATTGAATTCGAGGGCCTGACCCCCCAGATGCTGGAAGCACTGGGCAAGGACGGCATCAAGACGCTGGAAGATTTCGCCACCTGCGCCGACTGGGAACTGGCCGGCGGCTGGACCACCGAAAACGGTCAGCGCAAGAAGGACGAGGGGATCCTCGAGAAATTCGACATGTCGCTGGACGAGGCGCAGACCCTGATCATGACCGCGCGCGTCATGCTGGGCTGGGTCGATCCGACCGAGCTGGAAACCGCGGCCGAGGCTGACGAGGCCGACGACACCGAGGAGGACGAGGCCTGA
- a CDS encoding ABC transporter ATP-binding protein, translating into MLRQFFTYYAPWKFLFWLDFGCAVVSGLLELAFPLAVRGFIDVLLPQGNWSVTVLAAVGLMGIYLLNTGLMVIVTYWGHMLGINIETEMRRRAFDHIQKLSWSYFDSQRTGHLVSRVTRDLEEIGEVAHHGPEDLFLAVMTFAGAFAVMLWLHVPLALMTVTIVPLAVVIVSVYGGRMTRTWRAIYSRVANFNVRLEENVGGIRVVQAFGNEDHERERFAHDNAMYRRTKLQAYRLVAASQALNYIGMRGVQVLIMVAGAGFVLNGSLTAGGFVGFLLLSGVFFRPLEKIAAVLETYPKGIAGFRRYQELLATDPDIADAPGARPAPRLTGAIRFEGVGFGYDPARPVLRDISFDVRPGETLAFVGPSGAGKTSLLALLPRFYDPRQGRITADGHDLRDFTLESLRRQIGIVSQDVYLFGGTLRENIAYGRLDASEAEIMAAAEAAQLSDMIARMPEGLDTVVGERGVMLSGGQKQRVAIARVFLKNPPILILDEATSALDTETEREIQAALERLAVGRTTLVIAHRLATIRDADRIIVMEDGRIVETGTHGQLATSGGRYARLASA; encoded by the coding sequence ATGCTGCGCCAGTTCTTCACCTATTACGCCCCATGGAAATTCCTGTTCTGGCTGGATTTCGGCTGCGCCGTTGTTTCTGGCCTGCTGGAACTTGCCTTCCCGCTGGCCGTGCGCGGGTTTATCGACGTCTTGCTGCCGCAGGGCAACTGGTCGGTGACGGTGCTGGCGGCCGTCGGGCTGATGGGGATTTACCTGCTGAACACCGGGCTGATGGTGATCGTGACCTACTGGGGCCACATGCTGGGCATCAATATCGAAACCGAGATGCGTCGCCGCGCCTTTGACCATATCCAGAAGTTGAGCTGGAGCTATTTCGACAGTCAGCGCACTGGTCACCTGGTTTCGCGCGTCACCCGCGATCTGGAGGAAATCGGCGAGGTCGCGCACCATGGCCCCGAGGATCTTTTCCTTGCGGTGATGACCTTTGCCGGCGCCTTTGCCGTCATGCTCTGGTTGCACGTGCCGCTGGCGCTGATGACGGTGACCATCGTTCCGCTGGCCGTGGTGATCGTCAGCGTCTATGGCGGGCGGATGACGCGGACATGGCGCGCCATCTATTCGCGCGTCGCCAATTTCAATGTCCGGCTTGAAGAGAATGTCGGCGGCATCCGGGTCGTGCAGGCGTTCGGCAACGAAGATCACGAACGCGAACGCTTTGCCCACGACAATGCCATGTATCGCCGGACCAAGTTGCAGGCCTATCGGCTGGTCGCCGCCAGCCAGGCGCTGAACTACATCGGAATGCGCGGGGTTCAGGTGCTGATCATGGTGGCCGGCGCGGGCTTTGTGCTGAACGGTTCGCTGACGGCGGGGGGATTTGTCGGGTTCCTGCTCTTGTCGGGGGTGTTTTTCCGCCCGCTGGAAAAGATCGCCGCCGTGCTGGAAACCTATCCCAAGGGCATCGCCGGGTTCCGCCGCTATCAGGAACTGCTGGCGACCGATCCCGACATTGCCGATGCGCCCGGCGCCCGCCCCGCCCCCCGGCTGACCGGCGCGATCCGGTTCGAGGGCGTGGGGTTCGGCTATGATCCGGCCCGCCCGGTGCTGCGCGACATCAGCTTTGACGTCCGCCCGGGCGAGACGCTGGCCTTTGTCGGCCCGTCGGGGGCGGGCAAGACCAGCCTGCTGGCGCTGTTGCCGCGGTTCTACGACCCGCGTCAGGGCCGGATCACCGCCGATGGCCACGACCTGCGCGATTTCACGCTGGAAAGCCTGCGGCGCCAGATCGGCATCGTCAGCCAGGATGTCTATCTGTTCGGCGGCACGCTGCGGGAAAACATCGCCTATGGCCGGCTGGATGCGTCCGAGGCCGAGATCATGGCCGCTGCCGAGGCCGCGCAACTGTCGGACATGATCGCCCGGATGCCCGAGGGGCTGGATACCGTGGTCGGCGAACGCGGTGTCATGCTGTCGGGCGGGCAGAAACAGCGGGTGGCGATTGCGCGGGTGTTCCTGAAGAACCCGCCCATCCTGATCCTGGACGAGGCGACCAGCGCGCTGGATACCGAGACGGAACGCGAGATTCAGGCCGCGCTGGAACGGCTGGCGGTGGGGCGGACCACGCTGGTCATCGCGCACCGGCTGGCGACGATCCGCGACGCCGACCGCATCATCGTCATGGAAGACGGCCGCATCGTGGAAACCGGCACCCATGGCCAACTGGCCACCAGCGGCGGGCGGTATGCGCGACTGGCCAGCGCGTGA
- the mtaB gene encoding tRNA (N(6)-L-threonylcarbamoyladenosine(37)-C(2))-methylthiotransferase MtaB gives MSAPVFHTLGCRLNAYESEAMKELAEQAGVHNAHVVNTCAVTAEAVRKARQEIRRIRRENPDAPIIVTGCAAQTEPETFAAMPEVTRVIGNTEKMQPGTWKAMVPDLIGATERVQVDDIMSVRETAGHLIDGFGRHRAYVQVQNGCDHRCTFCIIPFGRGNSRSVPAGVVVDQIKRLVDKGFLEVVLTGVDLTSWGADLPGEPRLGDLVMRILRLVPDLPRLRISSIDSIEADENLMRAIATEPRLMPHLHLSLQHGDNLILKRMKRRHNRDDAIRFCEEARRLRPDIIFGADIIAGFPTETDAHFANSVQLVQDCDLTFLHVFPFSPRKGTPAARMPQLPGPLIRDRAAALRAAGDAALARHLAAQIGQTHRILTESPRMGRTEQFTEVRFAADQPEGAIITATIAAQEAGTLQAV, from the coding sequence ATGTCGGCGCCGGTGTTCCATACCCTTGGCTGCCGCCTGAACGCCTATGAATCCGAGGCGATGAAGGAACTGGCCGAACAGGCCGGCGTCCATAACGCCCATGTGGTCAACACCTGCGCCGTGACGGCCGAGGCGGTGCGCAAGGCCCGGCAGGAAATCCGCCGCATCCGCCGCGAAAACCCCGATGCGCCGATCATCGTCACCGGCTGCGCCGCGCAGACCGAGCCCGAAACCTTCGCGGCCATGCCCGAGGTGACCCGCGTCATCGGCAATACCGAAAAGATGCAGCCCGGCACCTGGAAGGCCATGGTGCCCGACCTGATCGGCGCCACCGAACGGGTGCAGGTCGACGACATCATGTCGGTGCGCGAAACCGCCGGGCACCTGATCGACGGGTTCGGCCGCCACCGTGCCTATGTGCAGGTGCAGAACGGCTGCGACCACCGCTGCACCTTCTGCATCATCCCGTTTGGCCGCGGCAATTCGCGGTCGGTCCCCGCAGGCGTGGTGGTGGACCAGATCAAGCGCCTGGTCGACAAGGGTTTTCTCGAAGTCGTGCTGACCGGCGTCGATCTGACCAGCTGGGGCGCCGACCTGCCGGGCGAACCGCGCCTGGGCGATCTGGTCATGCGCATCCTGCGGCTGGTGCCCGACCTGCCGCGCCTGCGCATTTCCTCTATCGACTCGATCGAGGCGGACGAGAACCTGATGCGCGCCATCGCCACCGAACCGCGCCTGATGCCGCATCTGCACCTGTCGCTGCAACATGGCGACAACCTGATCCTGAAACGGATGAAGCGCCGCCACAACCGCGACGATGCGATCCGCTTTTGCGAGGAGGCGCGCCGCCTGCGCCCCGACATCATTTTCGGCGCCGACATCATCGCCGGTTTCCCGACCGAAACCGATGCCCATTTTGCCAATTCGGTGCAGCTGGTGCAGGACTGCGACCTGACCTTCCTGCATGTGTTCCCCTTCAGCCCGCGCAAGGGCACCCCGGCCGCGCGCATGCCGCAACTGCCCGGGCCGCTGATCCGCGACCGCGCCGCCGCCCTGCGCGCCGCCGGCGATGCCGCGCTGGCCCGCCACCTGGCGGCCCAGATCGGCCAGACCCACCGCATCCTGACCGAATCCCCCCGCATGGGCCGCACCGAACAGTTCACCGAAGTGCGCTTTGCCGCCGACCAGCCCGAAGGCGCCATCATCACCGCCACCATCGCGGCGCAGGAGGCGGGCACCCTGCAAGCGGTGTGA
- the rimP gene encoding ribosome maturation factor RimP codes for MSDLTSDLIAKTAIDRRLAAIIQPTIEGLGYELVRIRLMGGKTRILQIMADRPDGGINVDDCAKISTAVSAVLDVEDPIEDNYTLEVSSPGIDRPLTRLKDFDMWEGYEARIETTELIDGRRRFKGFLAGTEGDEVLITLEEGGEDVTIGLKFDWLSDAKLLLTDDLIAEMLRQRKESGAFDGADIDEDGLDGIETEEDTDDDADADDAAPTRH; via the coding sequence ATGTCCGACCTCACGTCCGACCTGATTGCCAAGACCGCCATCGACCGGCGCCTTGCCGCCATCATCCAGCCCACGATCGAGGGGCTGGGCTATGAACTGGTGCGCATCCGCCTGATGGGCGGCAAGACGCGCATCCTCCAGATCATGGCCGACCGTCCCGATGGCGGCATCAACGTCGATGACTGCGCCAAGATTTCCACCGCGGTTTCCGCGGTGCTGGATGTCGAGGATCCGATCGAAGACAATTATACGCTCGAGGTGTCCAGCCCCGGGATCGACCGCCCGCTGACGCGGCTGAAGGATTTCGACATGTGGGAAGGCTACGAAGCCCGCATCGAAACCACCGAGCTGATCGACGGCCGCCGCCGGTTCAAGGGGTTCCTGGCCGGGACCGAGGGCGACGAGGTGCTGATCACGCTGGAAGAAGGCGGCGAGGACGTGACCATCGGGCTCAAGTTCGACTGGCTGTCCGATGCCAAGCTGCTGCTGACCGACGATCTGATCGCGGAGATGCTGCGCCAGCGCAAGGAATCGGGGGCCTTTGACGGCGCCGACATCGACGAGGACGGGCTCGACGGGATCGAGACCGAGGAAGACACCGACGACGACGCGGACGCAGACGACGCCGCGCCCACCAGGCACTGA
- the dapF gene encoding diaminopimelate epimerase: MNAQETLGPVGFLKMHGLGNDFVVIDRRTGGRPVTPDLARRLGDRHRGVGFDQLAEILPDDAADARLVFWNSDGSIAGACGNATRCVGRLLLDETGKPAVNIRTDRGLLHAVDVDGKLTAVNMGAPLLEPAQIPLAPGADPLHLGIAGDPVAVGMGNPHCVFFVPDADSVDVAREGAAMEHHPLFPQATNVEFASVSGPDRLRMRVWERGTGITLACGSGTCATAVAAHLRGLTGRRVIVDVDGGTLEIDWRDDGVWMTGPTALVFRGTFL; encoded by the coding sequence ATGAACGCTCAGGAAACCTTGGGCCCGGTCGGCTTTCTTAAAATGCACGGACTGGGCAACGATTTTGTCGTGATCGACCGCCGCACCGGCGGGCGCCCTGTCACGCCCGATCTGGCCCGCCGTCTGGGCGACCGGCACCGCGGGGTGGGATTCGACCAGCTGGCCGAGATTCTGCCCGATGATGCCGCCGATGCCCGGCTGGTGTTCTGGAATTCCGACGGCAGCATCGCCGGCGCCTGCGGCAATGCCACCCGCTGCGTGGGCCGCCTGCTGCTGGACGAAACCGGCAAGCCCGCGGTCAACATCCGCACCGACCGCGGCCTGCTGCATGCCGTTGACGTGGACGGCAAGTTGACAGCTGTCAACATGGGCGCGCCGCTGCTGGAGCCGGCGCAAATCCCGCTGGCCCCGGGCGCCGACCCGCTGCATCTGGGCATTGCGGGCGATCCGGTCGCGGTGGGCATGGGCAACCCGCATTGCGTGTTCTTCGTGCCCGATGCCGATTCGGTCGATGTGGCGCGCGAAGGCGCCGCGATGGAACATCACCCGCTGTTTCCGCAGGCCACGAATGTGGAATTCGCCTCGGTCTCCGGCCCCGACCGGCTGCGCATGCGGGTGTGGGAACGTGGCACGGGCATCACCCTTGCCTGCGGTTCGGGCACCTGCGCCACGGCGGTGGCGGCCCATCTGCGCGGCCTGACCGGGCGGCGGGTGATCGTCGATGTCGATGGTGGGACGCTGGAAATCGACTGGCGCGACGATGGCGTCTGGATGACCGGCCCGACGGCGCTGGTGTTCCGGGGCACGTTCCTCTGA